The Thermodesulfobacteriota bacterium genome contains a region encoding:
- a CDS encoding ThiF family adenylyltransferase produces MTAPARSFSAGDDPRYARQAVLPVVGREGQRRLAESTALIVGCGALGSAQAELLARAGVGKLVLVDRDVLELHNLQRQLLFDEQDVRDRLPKAVAAARRLRAVNSAIDVEAVVTDVTAANIGELLEPASLALDGTDNIETRYLLNDAAVLAGKPWVYGGVLGTDGAVMAVRPGSGPCLRCVFPEPPEPGELPTCETQGVLNTAVAWVAALQATEAIRLLVGAPTDGPFLHTLDVWRGTATPVKVERLKDCVCCGLRRFEFLESGRGSSSTVFCGRNAVQVTPERSAAPDFDRLREALSPLGEVTVNGLLLEFAADGHRLVVFPDGRVLVTGTTDTARARSLVARYIGS; encoded by the coding sequence GTGACCGCTCCGGCACGATCCTTCTCCGCGGGGGACGATCCGCGCTATGCGCGTCAGGCGGTACTCCCGGTCGTCGGGCGGGAGGGGCAGCGGAGGCTCGCCGAAAGCACGGCCCTCATCGTCGGCTGCGGCGCCCTGGGCAGCGCGCAGGCAGAGCTGCTCGCCCGCGCGGGCGTCGGCAAACTCGTACTGGTCGACCGGGACGTGCTCGAGCTGCACAACCTCCAGCGCCAGCTCCTATTCGACGAGCAGGACGTCCGCGACCGGCTCCCGAAGGCCGTCGCCGCCGCCCGGCGGCTCCGGGCGGTGAACTCCGCGATCGACGTCGAAGCCGTGGTAACCGACGTCACCGCCGCGAACATCGGGGAACTGCTGGAGCCTGCTTCCCTCGCGCTCGATGGGACCGACAACATCGAGACCCGCTACCTGCTGAACGACGCCGCGGTGCTGGCGGGCAAGCCGTGGGTGTACGGCGGAGTGCTGGGGACCGACGGGGCGGTGATGGCCGTCCGCCCGGGGAGCGGGCCGTGCCTGCGATGCGTCTTCCCCGAACCGCCGGAGCCCGGCGAGCTCCCGACCTGCGAGACGCAAGGGGTCCTCAACACGGCCGTTGCCTGGGTCGCCGCGCTCCAGGCGACAGAGGCGATCCGGCTCCTCGTCGGCGCCCCGACCGACGGGCCTTTCCTCCACACCCTCGACGTCTGGCGCGGGACGGCGACGCCGGTCAAGGTCGAGCGTCTGAAGGACTGCGTGTGCTGCGGCCTGCGCCGCTTCGAGTTCCTCGAATCGGGCAGAGGATCGTCGTCGACGGTGTTCTGCGGCCGGAACGCCGTCCAGGTGACGCCGGAGCGCAGCGCCGCCCCCGACTTCGACCGGCTCCGCGAGGCGCTCTCCCCGCTTGGGGAAGTGACGGTCAATGGGCTTTTGCTGGAGTTCGCGGCAGACGGCCACCGCCTCGTCGTCTTCCCCGACGGCCGGGTGCTGGTGACGGGCACGACGGACACGGCCCGGGCGAGGAGTCTCGTGGCGCGGTACATCGGGAGCTGA